One genomic window of Dunckerocampus dactyliophorus isolate RoL2022-P2 chromosome 7, RoL_Ddac_1.1, whole genome shotgun sequence includes the following:
- the ago1 gene encoding protein argonaute-1 isoform X2 yields the protein MEPGPSGAVPIGVFPPPLQQVFHAPRRPGMGTVGKPIKLLANYFEVEIPKMDVYHYEVDIKPDKCPRRVNREVVEYMVQHFKPQLFGDRKPVYDGKKNIYTVLALPIGSEKVDFEVTIPGEGKDRIFKVSIRWLAKVSWRLLQETLVSGRLQVPLDSVQALDVAMRHLASMRYTPVGRSFFSPPEGYYHPLGGGREVWFGFHQSVRPAMWKMMLNIDVSATAFYKAQPVIEFMCEVLDIRNIDEQPKTLTDSQRVRFTKEIKGLKVEVTHCGQMKRKYRVCNVTRRPASHQTFPLQLESGQTVECTVAQYFKQKYNLQLKYPHLPCLQVGQEQKHTYLPLEVCNIVAGQRCIKKLTDNQTSTMIKATARSAPDRQEEISRLMKNANFNLDPYIQEFGIKVKDDMAEVTGRVLPAPILQYGGRNRAIATPNQGVWDMRGKQFYNGIEIKVWAIACFAPQKQCREEVLKNFTDQLRKISKDAGMPIQGQPCFCKYAQGADSVEPMFRHLKNTYSGLQLIIVILPGKTPVYAEVKRVGDTLLGMATQCVQVKNVVKTSPQTLSNLCLKINVKLGGINNILVPHQRSAVFQQPVIFLGADVTHPPAGDGKKPSITAILHYELLAIRDACIKLEKDYQPGITYIVVQKRHHTRLFCADKSERIGKSGNIPAGTTVDTSITHPFEFDFYLCSHAGIQGTSRPSHYYVLWDDNRFTADELQILTYQLCHTYVRCTRSVSIPAPAYYARLVAFRARYHLVDKEHDSGEGSHVSGQSNGRDPQALAKAVQIHHDTLRTMYFA from the exons TGCCCATTGGGGTCTTCCCCCCACCCCTGCAGCAGGTGTTCCACGCCCCCCGTCGGCCAGGAATGGGCACCGTGGGCAAGCCCATCAAGCTGCTGGCCAACTACTTTGAAGTGGAGATCCCCAAGATGGACGTCTACCACTACGAGGTGGACATCAAGCCCGACAAGTGCCCCCGACGAGTCAACAG GGAGGTGGTGGAGTACATGGTGCAACACTTCAAGCCCCAGCTCTTTGGTGACCGCAAGCCCGTGTACGACGGCAAGAAGAACATCTACACCGTGCTGGCGCTCCCCATTGGGAGCGAGAAG GTGGATTTTGAGGTGACCATCCCCGGCGAGGGCAAGGACCGGATCTTCAAGGTGTCCATCCGTTGGCTGGCCAAGGTGTCGTGGCGCCTGCTGCAGGAGACTCTGGTCAGCGGGCGGCTGCAGGTCCCCCTGGACTCGGTGCAAGCCCTGGATGTGGCCATGCGACACTTAGCCTCTATGAG GTACACACCAGTGGGCCGCTCCTTTTTCTCCCCACCCGAGGGGTACTACCACCCTCTGGGCGGGGGTAGGGAGGTGTGGTTCGGCTTCCACCAGTCTGTGCGGCCCGCCATGTGGAAGATGATGCTGAATATAGATG TGTCCGCCACGGCCTTCTACAAAGCCCAGCCTGTGATTGAGTTCATGTGCGAGGTTTTGGACATCCGCAATATCGACGAGCAGCCTAAAACGCTCACCGACTCGCAAAGGGTCCGCTTCACCAAGGAGATAAAAG GCCTCAAGGTGGAGGTGACCCACTGTGGCCAAATGAAGAGGAAGTACCGCGTGTGCAACGTCACCCGACGTCCCGCCAGCCACCAGAC GTTTCCTCTCCAGCTTGAAAGCGGGCAGACAGTAGAATGTACAGTGGCCCAGTACTTCAAGCAGAAGTACAACCTGCAGCTAAAATACCCCCACCTGCCCTGTCTTCAGGTGGGGCAGGAGCAGAAGCACACATATCTGCCCCTAGAG GTGTGTAACATCGTAGCGGGCCAACGATGCATCAAGAAACTGACGGATAATCAGACGTCCACCATGATCAAAGCTACGGCTCGCTCAGCGCCCGACAGGCAAGAGGAGATCAGCAGGCTG ATGAAGAACGCCAACTTCAACCTAGACCCGTACATCCAGGAGTTTGGCATCAAGGTGAAGGACGACATGGCTGAGGTGACGGGCAGAGTGCTTCCGGCCCCCATCTTGCAGTACGGCGGACGG AACCGTGCCATAGCCACGCCCAACCAGGGAGTGTGGGACATGAGGGGGAAACAGTTCTACAACGGCATTGAGATCAAGGTGTGGGCCATCGCCTGCTTTGCCCCCCAGAAGCAATGCAGGGAGGAGGTGCTCAA GAACTTCACAGACCAGCTCCGTAAGATCTCCAAGGACGCCGGCATGCCCATCCAGGGCCAGCCGTGCTTCTGCAAGTACGCCCAGGGAGCCGACAGCGTGGAGCCCATGTTCAGACACCTGAAGAACACCTACTCAGGGCTGCAGCTCATCATCGTCATCTTGCCTGGGAAAACCCCCGTCTACG CCGAGGTGAAGCGTGTGGGCGACACGCTGCTGGGCATGGCCACGCAGTGCGTCCAGGTGAAGAACGTGGTGAAGACGTCTCCTCAGACCCTCTCCAACCTCTGCCTCAAGATCAACGTGAAGCTGGGAGGCATCAACAACATCCTGGTTCCTCACCAGCG GTCAGCCGTGTTCCAGCAGCCCGTTATCTTCCTGGGAGCGGATGTCACGCACCCACCTGCTGGAGATGGCAAGAAGCCTTCCATCACTGCT ATTCTCCACTACGAGCTGCTGGCCATCAGGGACGCGTGCATCAAGCTGGAGAAGGACTACCAGCCCGGCATCACCTACATCGTGGTGCAGAAGCGCCACCACACCCGCCTCTTCTGCGCCGACAAGTCAGAGAGG ATCGGGAAAAGCGGGAACATTCCAGCAGGCACCACCGTGGACACCAGCATCACTCACCCCTTCGAGTTTGACTTCTACCTGTGCAGCCACGCGGGCATACAG GGTACCAGCCGGCCTTCGCATTATTACGTCTTGTGGGATGACAATCGTTTCACGGCCGACGAGCTGCAGATTCTCACCTACCAGCTGTGCCACACCTACGTGCGCTGCACCCGCTCCGTGTCCATCCCCGCGCCCGCCTACTACGCCCGTCTGGTGGCCTTCCGCGCCCGCTACCACCTGGTGGACAAAGAGCACGACAG CGGTGAGGGCAGCCACGTGTCGGGTCAGAGCAACGGCCGGGACCCCCAGGCTCTGGCCAAAGCGGTCCAGATCCACCACGACACCCTGAGGACCATGTACTTCGCCTGA
- the ago1 gene encoding protein argonaute-1 isoform X1, which produces MEPGPSGAVPIGVFPPPLQQVFHAPRRPGMGTVGKPIKLLANYFEVEIPKMDVYHYEVDIKPDKCPRRVNREVVEYMVQHFKPQLFGDRKPVYDGKKNIYTVLALPIGSEKVDFEVTIPGEGKDRIFKVSIRWLAKVSWRLLQETLVSGRLQVPLDSVQALDVAMRHLASMRYTPVGRSFFSPPEGYYHPLGGGREVWFGFHQSVRPAMWKMMLNIDVSATAFYKAQPVIEFMCEVLDIRNIDEQPKTLTDSQRVRFTKEIKGLKVEVTHCGQMKRKYRVCNVTRRPASHQTFPLQLESGQTVECTVAQYFKQKYNLQLKYPHLPCLQVGQEQKHTYLPLEVCNIVAGQRCIKKLTDNQTSTMIKATARSAPDRQEEISRLMKNANFNLDPYIQEFGIKVKDDMAEVTGRVLPAPILQYGGRNRAIATPNQGVWDMRGKQFYNGIEIKVWAIACFAPQKQCREEVLKNFTDQLRKISKDAGMPIQGQPCFCKYAQGADSVEPMFRHLKNTYSGLQLIIVILPGKTPVYAEVKRVGDTLLGMATQCVQVKNVVKTSPQTLSNLCLKINVKLGGINNILVPHQRSAVFQQPVIFLGADVTHPPAGDGKKPSITAVVGSMDAHPSRYCATVRVQRPRQEIIEDLSYMVRELLIQFYKSTRFKPTRIIFYRDGVPEGQLPQILHYELLAIRDACIKLEKDYQPGITYIVVQKRHHTRLFCADKSERIGKSGNIPAGTTVDTSITHPFEFDFYLCSHAGIQGTSRPSHYYVLWDDNRFTADELQILTYQLCHTYVRCTRSVSIPAPAYYARLVAFRARYHLVDKEHDSGEGSHVSGQSNGRDPQALAKAVQIHHDTLRTMYFA; this is translated from the exons TGCCCATTGGGGTCTTCCCCCCACCCCTGCAGCAGGTGTTCCACGCCCCCCGTCGGCCAGGAATGGGCACCGTGGGCAAGCCCATCAAGCTGCTGGCCAACTACTTTGAAGTGGAGATCCCCAAGATGGACGTCTACCACTACGAGGTGGACATCAAGCCCGACAAGTGCCCCCGACGAGTCAACAG GGAGGTGGTGGAGTACATGGTGCAACACTTCAAGCCCCAGCTCTTTGGTGACCGCAAGCCCGTGTACGACGGCAAGAAGAACATCTACACCGTGCTGGCGCTCCCCATTGGGAGCGAGAAG GTGGATTTTGAGGTGACCATCCCCGGCGAGGGCAAGGACCGGATCTTCAAGGTGTCCATCCGTTGGCTGGCCAAGGTGTCGTGGCGCCTGCTGCAGGAGACTCTGGTCAGCGGGCGGCTGCAGGTCCCCCTGGACTCGGTGCAAGCCCTGGATGTGGCCATGCGACACTTAGCCTCTATGAG GTACACACCAGTGGGCCGCTCCTTTTTCTCCCCACCCGAGGGGTACTACCACCCTCTGGGCGGGGGTAGGGAGGTGTGGTTCGGCTTCCACCAGTCTGTGCGGCCCGCCATGTGGAAGATGATGCTGAATATAGATG TGTCCGCCACGGCCTTCTACAAAGCCCAGCCTGTGATTGAGTTCATGTGCGAGGTTTTGGACATCCGCAATATCGACGAGCAGCCTAAAACGCTCACCGACTCGCAAAGGGTCCGCTTCACCAAGGAGATAAAAG GCCTCAAGGTGGAGGTGACCCACTGTGGCCAAATGAAGAGGAAGTACCGCGTGTGCAACGTCACCCGACGTCCCGCCAGCCACCAGAC GTTTCCTCTCCAGCTTGAAAGCGGGCAGACAGTAGAATGTACAGTGGCCCAGTACTTCAAGCAGAAGTACAACCTGCAGCTAAAATACCCCCACCTGCCCTGTCTTCAGGTGGGGCAGGAGCAGAAGCACACATATCTGCCCCTAGAG GTGTGTAACATCGTAGCGGGCCAACGATGCATCAAGAAACTGACGGATAATCAGACGTCCACCATGATCAAAGCTACGGCTCGCTCAGCGCCCGACAGGCAAGAGGAGATCAGCAGGCTG ATGAAGAACGCCAACTTCAACCTAGACCCGTACATCCAGGAGTTTGGCATCAAGGTGAAGGACGACATGGCTGAGGTGACGGGCAGAGTGCTTCCGGCCCCCATCTTGCAGTACGGCGGACGG AACCGTGCCATAGCCACGCCCAACCAGGGAGTGTGGGACATGAGGGGGAAACAGTTCTACAACGGCATTGAGATCAAGGTGTGGGCCATCGCCTGCTTTGCCCCCCAGAAGCAATGCAGGGAGGAGGTGCTCAA GAACTTCACAGACCAGCTCCGTAAGATCTCCAAGGACGCCGGCATGCCCATCCAGGGCCAGCCGTGCTTCTGCAAGTACGCCCAGGGAGCCGACAGCGTGGAGCCCATGTTCAGACACCTGAAGAACACCTACTCAGGGCTGCAGCTCATCATCGTCATCTTGCCTGGGAAAACCCCCGTCTACG CCGAGGTGAAGCGTGTGGGCGACACGCTGCTGGGCATGGCCACGCAGTGCGTCCAGGTGAAGAACGTGGTGAAGACGTCTCCTCAGACCCTCTCCAACCTCTGCCTCAAGATCAACGTGAAGCTGGGAGGCATCAACAACATCCTGGTTCCTCACCAGCG GTCAGCCGTGTTCCAGCAGCCCGTTATCTTCCTGGGAGCGGATGTCACGCACCCACCTGCTGGAGATGGCAAGAAGCCTTCCATCACTGCT gtGGTGGGCAGCATGGACGCCCATCCCAGCAGGTACTGTGCCACGGTGCGAGTGCAGCGACCCAGACAGGAGATCATTGAGGACTTGTCCTACATGGTGCGGGAGCTGCTCATTCAGTTCTACAAGTCCACACGCTTCAAGCCCACCAGGATCATTTTCTACAGGGACGGCGTTCCCGAGGGGCAGTTGCCACAG ATTCTCCACTACGAGCTGCTGGCCATCAGGGACGCGTGCATCAAGCTGGAGAAGGACTACCAGCCCGGCATCACCTACATCGTGGTGCAGAAGCGCCACCACACCCGCCTCTTCTGCGCCGACAAGTCAGAGAGG ATCGGGAAAAGCGGGAACATTCCAGCAGGCACCACCGTGGACACCAGCATCACTCACCCCTTCGAGTTTGACTTCTACCTGTGCAGCCACGCGGGCATACAG GGTACCAGCCGGCCTTCGCATTATTACGTCTTGTGGGATGACAATCGTTTCACGGCCGACGAGCTGCAGATTCTCACCTACCAGCTGTGCCACACCTACGTGCGCTGCACCCGCTCCGTGTCCATCCCCGCGCCCGCCTACTACGCCCGTCTGGTGGCCTTCCGCGCCCGCTACCACCTGGTGGACAAAGAGCACGACAG CGGTGAGGGCAGCCACGTGTCGGGTCAGAGCAACGGCCGGGACCCCCAGGCTCTGGCCAAAGCGGTCCAGATCCACCACGACACCCTGAGGACCATGTACTTCGCCTGA